A stretch of the Massilia varians genome encodes the following:
- a CDS encoding HAD-IA family hydrolase produces the protein MTSIHVLAERVGGKTRPPYVKEVINHRACRGRAALRQGRDVVEGQVQPIIVRIRLPGAQPGVKGSEDAAPFALSWAPRFHNETASVTPTNPSVLPSRDYAAFLFDMDGTILTSIKSAERVWSAWALRHGLDPVTFVPTVHGKRTEDTIRQLGLPGVDPVAEALGIALAEIEDVGDIEEIAGVGRFLASLPTDRWAIVTSASRALATARIAAAGLPLPPLLVSADDVKRGKPNPDPFLLGAQKLGVAPQDCLVFEDTTIGLAAAESAGMDSLIVTATHVHPVETHAAPIPDYTDLMVVATESGRLRVQRRIGH, from the coding sequence GTGACGTCTATTCACGTGCTGGCTGAACGCGTGGGCGGGAAGACCCGCCCACCCTACGTTAAAGAAGTCATCAACCACCGCGCTTGTCGCGGCCGGGCAGCTCTGCGCCAGGGCCGCGATGTCGTTGAAGGACAAGTCCAGCCCATCATCGTCCGCATCCGGCTGCCAGGCGCGCAGCCCGGCGTCAAGGGAAGCGAAGATGCCGCGCCTTTTGCGCTAAGCTGGGCGCCCCGATTCCACAACGAGACCGCTTCCGTGACCCCGACCAATCCTTCCGTCCTGCCCTCGCGCGACTATGCCGCCTTCCTGTTCGACATGGACGGCACCATCCTGACCTCGATCAAGTCCGCCGAGCGGGTCTGGAGCGCATGGGCGCTCCGGCATGGACTCGATCCGGTGACGTTCGTGCCGACCGTGCACGGCAAGCGCACCGAGGATACCATCCGCCAACTCGGCCTGCCCGGTGTCGATCCGGTGGCCGAGGCGCTGGGCATCGCGCTGGCCGAGATCGAAGACGTCGGCGACATCGAGGAGATCGCCGGCGTGGGCCGCTTCCTGGCCAGCCTGCCGACGGACCGCTGGGCCATCGTCACCTCGGCCTCGCGCGCGCTGGCCACGGCGCGCATCGCCGCCGCCGGCCTGCCCTTGCCGCCGCTGCTGGTATCGGCCGACGACGTCAAGCGCGGCAAGCCCAACCCCGATCCTTTCCTGCTGGGCGCGCAGAAGCTGGGCGTGGCGCCGCAGGATTGCCTGGTGTTCGAGGATACGACGATCGGCCTGGCCGCCGCAGAAAGCGCGGGCATGGACAGCCTGATCGTGACCGCCACCCATGTCCATCCGGTAGAGACGCATGCCGCACCGATACCGGATTACACCGACCTGATGGTCGTTGCCACCGAGAGCGGTCGCCTGCGGGTGCAAAGACGGATCGGTCACTGA
- the argH gene encoding argininosuccinate lyase has translation MTDQFSKKAEAWSARFTEPVSDLVKRYTASVFFDKRLAPFDIQGSLAHAEMLAAQGIISEQDRAEIERGMAQIKGEIEAGSFEWLLDLEDVHLNIEKRLTELVGDAGKRLHTGRSRNDQVATDIRLYVRAAIDDILGLLGSLRGALLDLAERHADTIMPGFTHLQVAQPITFGHHMLAYVEMFGRDAERMQDARRRVNRLPLGAAALAGTTFPIDRLRVANTLGFEDVCHNSLDAVSDRDFAIEFTAAASLIMMHVSRFSEELVMWMSPRIGFIDIADRFCTGSSIMPQKKNPDVPELARGKTGRVYGHLNGLLTLMKGQPLAYNKDNQEDKEPLFDTIDTLTDTLRIFADMAGGITVKAENMRAAALQGYATATDLADYLVKKGLPFRDAHEAVAHAVRACDIAKCDLSEMSLEQLREFSPLIEQDVFAVLTLEGSVAARDHVGGTAPNQVRKAIARVRKQLEQ, from the coding sequence ATGACCGATCAATTCTCCAAGAAAGCCGAAGCCTGGTCCGCGCGCTTCACCGAACCCGTCTCCGACCTCGTCAAGCGCTACACCGCCTCCGTGTTCTTCGACAAGCGCCTGGCGCCCTTCGACATCCAGGGCTCACTCGCCCACGCCGAGATGCTGGCCGCGCAAGGCATCATCAGTGAACAGGACCGTGCGGAGATCGAGCGCGGCATGGCCCAGATCAAGGGCGAGATCGAGGCCGGCAGCTTCGAATGGCTGCTCGACCTGGAAGACGTGCACCTGAACATCGAGAAGCGCCTGACCGAGCTGGTGGGCGACGCCGGCAAGCGCCTGCACACCGGCCGTTCCCGGAATGACCAGGTGGCGACCGACATCCGCCTGTACGTGCGGGCGGCGATCGACGACATCCTCGGCCTCCTGGGGAGCCTGCGCGGCGCGCTGCTCGATCTGGCCGAGCGCCATGCCGACACCATCATGCCGGGCTTCACCCACCTGCAGGTGGCCCAGCCGATCACCTTCGGACACCACATGCTGGCCTACGTCGAGATGTTCGGGCGCGACGCCGAGCGCATGCAGGATGCGCGCCGGCGCGTAAACCGCCTGCCGCTGGGCGCGGCCGCGCTGGCCGGCACCACCTTCCCGATCGACCGCCTGCGCGTGGCGAACACCCTGGGCTTCGAGGACGTCTGCCACAACTCGCTGGACGCCGTCTCGGACCGCGATTTCGCCATCGAATTCACGGCAGCGGCCTCCTTGATCATGATGCACGTGTCGCGCTTCTCGGAAGAACTGGTCATGTGGATGAGCCCGCGCATCGGCTTCATCGACATCGCCGACCGCTTCTGCACCGGCTCGTCGATCATGCCGCAGAAGAAGAACCCGGACGTGCCGGAACTGGCGCGCGGCAAGACCGGCCGCGTCTACGGCCACCTGAACGGCCTGCTGACCCTGATGAAAGGCCAGCCGCTGGCCTACAACAAGGACAACCAGGAAGACAAGGAACCGCTGTTCGACACCATCGATACCCTCACCGACACCCTGCGCATCTTCGCCGACATGGCGGGCGGCATCACGGTCAAGGCCGAGAACATGCGTGCGGCGGCGCTGCAGGGTTATGCCACCGCGACCGACCTGGCCGACTACCTGGTCAAGAAGGGCCTGCCCTTCCGCGACGCCCACGAAGCGGTGGCGCACGCGGTGCGCGCCTGCGACATCGCCAAGTGCGACCTGTCGGAGATGTCGCTGGAGCAGTTGCGCGAATTCTCGCCGCTGATCGAGCAGGACGTGTTTGCGGTCCTGACCCTGGAAGGCTCGGTGGCGGCGCGCGACCACGTCGGCGGCACCGCGCCGAACCAGGTGCGCAAGGCGATCGCGCGCGTGCGCAAGCAGCTCGAACAGTGA
- a CDS encoding DUF535 family protein produces MGISRKQGRIPYVRELLKLKVRSLAYPHATRRWLRLLNSHPAFADYVQHCPRLLYKIYRPYMTLHLPIEARLDALTVHYQTVFERGMGELVTQAASGPVSLVSFAGRDGDTYDIALRAIGLLEREGELVLQLRAAGTPLYAVAFTFARREGRLAVNVGCIQGAAGEAVREAIRRATRQLHGLRPKQLLVSIVSVLGHALDCGEMRLVGNANRVVRSAIRNGSVHADYDQLWNEMGARRLADGDYSLPCGPLAEPDFTAVESKKRAEARRRHALLAFLSAAVAGRLQPVPMAA; encoded by the coding sequence ATGGGAATATCGCGCAAGCAGGGACGGATTCCCTATGTGCGCGAGCTGCTCAAGCTGAAAGTGCGCTCGCTGGCCTATCCGCATGCGACGCGCCGCTGGCTCAGGCTGCTCAACTCGCATCCGGCCTTCGCCGATTACGTCCAGCACTGCCCGCGCCTGCTCTACAAGATCTACCGCCCTTACATGACCCTGCATCTGCCGATCGAGGCCAGGCTGGACGCGCTCACCGTGCATTACCAGACGGTGTTCGAACGTGGCATGGGCGAGCTGGTGACGCAGGCAGCCAGCGGCCCGGTGTCGCTGGTGTCCTTTGCGGGACGCGATGGGGATACCTACGACATTGCCCTGCGCGCTATCGGCCTGCTGGAGCGGGAGGGCGAACTGGTCCTGCAGCTGCGCGCGGCCGGCACCCCGCTCTACGCGGTCGCCTTCACTTTCGCCCGGCGGGAGGGCCGGCTGGCGGTCAACGTCGGCTGTATCCAGGGAGCCGCCGGGGAAGCGGTGCGCGAAGCGATCCGGCGGGCGACCCGGCAGTTGCACGGCTTGCGCCCAAAACAATTGCTGGTCAGCATAGTAAGCGTGCTGGGCCACGCGCTCGATTGCGGCGAGATGCGCCTTGTCGGCAATGCCAACCGTGTCGTGCGCAGCGCCATCCGCAATGGCAGCGTCCATGCCGACTACGACCAGTTGTGGAACGAGATGGGAGCCCGCCGCCTTGCCGACGGCGACTACAGTCTTCCCTGCGGCCCCCTGGCCGAACCGGATTTCACGGCCGTGGAGTCGAAGAAGCGGGCGGAAGCGCGCCGGCGCCACG